CCAATGACCCCAAATTTTTTGAGTAATGATCGATCTGAAAAATTTGCTATTCCTTTAATCACTTTCGTAATAAAACCTTTATATTTCTAAACGTTTCTCTAGtaccattttattttacttcgggTAATTTTAAACAGTCCAGAAAGTTTTGAATATAAAGcatgaaaatttaattctatGCTTGCACGTTTCATCACTAAATACTGAGGGCCATCAAGGCCAATACTCTTCTGTGACAATTTCTCGAATTTCATCACATTTCTGTTGTAAATTAAGCTGGCTAAGATTGTTAAAGATGAATGCTGTTTTATCTTGTAAAGCTTCTGGAGGCGAtgtaattttttcttctttatctgTTGCTACCAATAACGTatcaatgtttgttgcattagCAATGGAAGgctataattaaaatgaaaaattataagtatggtaatagaaaaataaattaaataataataataataataaaaaatttgtttcgcTTACTCTTGCCGAGAGAGATGTAGTTGGAGTTGTAGATGATTTTGCTTGAGTGGTACTTGTCGTTATCGTTGTTGTTGTAATAGTTTTATACGGAGTAGTAACAGGTGCCAGCATAGCTGCTAAAGTTTTTGGGAGGACTGGACCTTGAGGTCTTGTGGGAGGCTCCTGCCCCTGTAATCCATATTCTATGTACTCAATTAAATGTGGTGGGAACTCACTGAAATGCTGAATTGCCCTGACGTGCTCACAGTATGTTTGGTAGTCTTTTAAACGACTCTTGAAACGATCCAGAGCTGTTATGCCGAAGTAATACATCTTGCTGCCTTCTGGTTTCCTGAGGGCATCCAAAACGAATCTTAAGGCTAATCCAAGTGTCATGTAACTATTAACCAATCCTCTTTCAATAATTCCTCCGAACAATTGTGCCGTGATTTGTAACTCTTTATCGGGGTATTGAGGAAAAAACCGATATTCCTCGAATAAATTTCGTAACATACAGTTGAatacttctctctctcttttactaccagaatcttgaaattttttcaacaTATCAAGAACTTCGTCGATCGATAATGTTGGATGTGGTGGATGATTGTATATACGTTGAAAATAACTATTCGCTTCATCTTCGATTTCTTTGGAAACATTTTGTGACATATCAGGAAATAAGTTTGACGTTTCAGGTATTCTTGCTTTTTCGATGCCCGTGGGTGGTCCCAGTCGACCCAATCCTCCAATTGTTGTACTGCCGGGTAAAACAGATGGTCCTTGAGTACCAACTGGTCCTGAATGCAGCTGAGAAGATAATGGTAACATTGGAAATGGACTTGGAGAAGGTCCCATAAGACGAGAAGGAGAACCAGGTGCTGATACTAAAGGTCCCAAAGCGCCAGGTAAATTGAATGCAGAACTGCTTGGTGGTCCAAGACTGGAACCCAAACCCATAGATGCAAGACTTGAACTTAAATTTCCAAGCGGGTCTACTTGTTTCGAAGAGAACAGCtatagaatttaataaaatattttagcaCACAGTAAatgatcaattatttataaataattataccaAGTTTTATACCTGTCCCCCTAATGTCGCTGGATTAAAAGGTTCTAGTCCTCTGTGTCTTAAAACTCCTGGAGGTGGAGGTCTACTCATTGTACTTTTGCTCAACATTAGACTACAATTTTGTACCATTGTCATTATTGCATCGGAACACTCTTGAGAAACACTCctttaaaagaattttaaaagtCAGAGAATATTACCAACGTTATGAGCTTTTAGAGTGAGCAAAATATAACATACCCAGCACACACttgcaagcaagcaagcataGTTGTTAACGTCTCTTGTGGAAGTTGACTCGCCTTTGGAACCGTAATATCTTCCTTTATTCCGGGACCCATCACTTGAGGGCAACGtctttgtaaaaattttacaCAAGCTGCGACAAAAACCTCTCCTTGCTCTCTAATCTTATCCGTCAACCATTTCtctaatttcaaatattctctTCTGGAGGCCAAACAGGCTAAGTCAATAACAAATGGATATGACTGAGCAGTAAGTAAATGAGTTAACGCTTTAAGGTCTTGAGCAACGTCAAGAATACGAGATAGCCTTGTTTGGTCGTGATCTCCGCGGATATACCATTCTGCCATAGCGTGCATAATgatagattttattttaactgtaTTCCCATGCCACGCATGATGCAGTATAACGGCAGAATTTGGGTGGTTCCCAAGAAAAATAGGCATCAATGTACTAAGTAATTCTTGTCGTAGTATAGTAACAGGAGCATTAATTTGTAATAGCGCTAGTACAAGAACATCAGGACAATGCTGAATGGgccatttaaatatttcttgaaCTGGTCCATACAGTCCTCTTTCTGCCATGTGTAGAAGTAATTCAACTACGTTTAAAGATCTCCATGTTTGTGCTTCTTTACTGTCACTTTCTGGTGCTGCTTTCAAAACATCAACAGTTACAGAATGATATGGATAATCggcaaaacaaaatatatCTGGACATTTTAGAATTTGTTGTACTAAAGAAAATTGTCCTTCTACATTGTCCCAGTGACGATAAAAAAGTTCCACAGGAAACATATCAGGTGGATATCCTTGATGTTGCAAACCCATCCTCAGTCCTGTGATTAACAAACTCAATCCTTGTCTATCTTTGACAACGAATTCCGCATGATCCAATTTAACTATTACTTCATTCCATGATAGTGTGGATTGCTGaaattacgaataaatttaatattgaaTATTCGATGTTGTAAACTATCAGGTATCGATTATTAATACttacaatttcttttaaagCTTGAATAAAGACGTCAACATTCCATGTAGTGGGTGCAACACTATCAGctgatttttctttatttgcaTCTTGTGTTGCTCCTGAATTACCCCAAAATGATTGTAAACCTCCAGCATCATCAAGACTATTACAACTACGTGCCATATGAGCCAAAACTCTGGCAGCACATGCTGGAGATATTTCTCTAGCTCCTAGGCCAGCTAAGGCTGAACGACATTCGTCAACGCTACCAGTGAATCCATATCCTAATTCCATAATCAATTCTACTAAAGAATTTCCATCCTAAAAGAcacatgtatacatatacataagCAAATATATTTCGAAATTCAGAAATTACAACAAAATTACTACATGGCAACAAATGttacttaattattttaccatTTGATTAACAGccatgtttaattcaattttggCTTGCGAAGTTTCCCCGTTGTCTGGGTACAGGAGTGGTGCTAACACCACTGGTACCAGCTCACGGGGAAAGTCGCGCCTTAAATTCttgagaaatttttcttttgcttctGATGAAAGGCCAAATTGATTGGCTGAATGAAAAGCCTGAGACAATATCAGATGAAGAACTTCAGGCAACGAATCGTGCAATCCTTCTTCCTGATGCTTATTGCTTGTTTcagaattaatataattttttattaactcAGGCAACTGCTTTTTTACGTGTTCTAGAGCTAATGTACGAATTTCAGTATTCTCAGAATGCAATAATGCAATTGCAAATGCAACTTCTTGTACCAGAGTTAAGCCAAGGACCTTTTTCAAACGTAAAAAAAACTTTGGAGATGGATTCAAAGTCtgaaaaagtgaaattaaaattaataaaaattgtttattttatgaaactATAAAAcatactttttttaaatacatatattcacAGTAATTTTGATAGCCTTAAcctaaataaaaagtaaaataaaccTTTTGTTGATGAAATGGATGATCTATAGCAAAGCACAgattagaaataaaagaaggtTTGCTAAGAAGATTAGTACACTCTTGTTTCAGAAGTTGCACTTGAAAATAATCTTTTGCACTTGATTCTGGTGGTTCTCCTGTTGAAAAGTCAATGCACGACAGCAAAGAGCGCAGCAAATGTCTGTCTGCCTCCAAACCCTTCCACTGCACCAGCTACAATATAatcataaatttaaaaatgaacatataccatatgtatataaaatatgtctatgtaaatatagtaaacACAACTTCTGAAATCTTATAACCTTTTACTATTGaagatgaaaaaatatatgtaaacATTTCGACAAAAACTTGAACCAAATAAATGTTTagcaatttatttatttgttaagtATTTAAAACATTATCATTAAAGATCGAAAAACGTGCATTGAGAAACCTACAGTTTCATCATTCGAAAGAATACGTTGGAACATATACAAATTACGGAAAGAGGCTAAGTTTCAAGATGTATTTCATACCGCTGtgaatattaaatagataacATAGTTGtgaataatcataataattgCTACATAAGAGCACATGAATTTTTTCTGATAAGAAGATTTATcttaataaatgaaatcagatgaaattgataataatattCATAAAGCATATTGCGCTGTTTCGAGGACGGCGTGTGATGAACAGAAGGTGTAGGGGAGGGCATAAGAGATTGCAGCAGTCAACAGGTTTTTTTTTACTTACACACTGATATTTCTTGGCAGCTGTCCcgaaaatttttcttatttaaattcGCAACCAAATAACTGATTGTGACAAAGTAAAGACAACGAGTCCAGGTTCATAGTTCCATGAATACGACCTCGAAAGCTTCAAACGTGTTTGAAGCTTTCTTCGGTATCCACGAATTGCCTCCCCGGATTCTCTCCTCGTTAAAAGCATGAAAACTACATTGGCACAGTCCTACGACCAACATCGggattaatattttgaaatacaatTTCAAACCAACGTCATGGCGAGCACAACAAGATAATACTGAAAACGTAACACTACTCAAGATCACACCATATAACCAGTTACACTCTACTGGTCTCTTTTTCCATCTACTTCGGTAGACTTCTACCTCTACAGGACAGCCGGTTCAAAGTTTCTTTAATACGCCACTAGAGTGCGTTAATATTCATTCCAAAAGTAATCAAATTTTAACATTTCCTATgtaaatttctatttaattgcAATAAACAATTCTACAGATATTTAATCATGAAGAACTCCGTTTTATGAATTTGAAACCATACATGATTAAGAGCAAAATTACGTTTATTAGATTTTCATTAGTAATTGCAAAGACAAGTTGACCAACTTTAGTATCAAAATTGATtcgttaaaaagaaataaaacaatttactagaatatttttctaaaataataacaaaaatataaattattgtttataaaGTAATGTTAATTCTGATATACATATCACATCATACGCTCATGATCTGTGTTGATTGTATTTTGTTCTAATTGTCGCGCCGTACTTGATCGTATATCAAGTCGATGAAttgaataaacataataatctttcaatatatattatcgttttaaaataaaacgatAGCTTTTATAATATACTTGATCTTAAATTTAACTCTGAAATTCGATCGAGAAAATTGATTCAAGAATTTCTTAATTCTTGAATCAAATCTACTGAAATGCGATCTTAAAACGTAATGTCACATCTGTCGAGTACATTTTGTTATGAATGACAGATTTAGCATCAGTTCTTTTCtaattattgtttaaaaatggATACATCTACTCTAAGAGAAGAAATCCTTGAAAGGAAAAAGGTGAAGAAAAAACTTAGGTAAGATAAATGCAGCACATTTACTTAATCATTGATATGAAtgttaatataaaaagaaacgttTATAGTACACttaagtaattatatttttgtttaagCAAGGCACAAATGCAGTTAgcaataattaagaaaaaacaatGTGATGCTAAAGCTCTTACAATTGTTGAACAACTTTTAGAACCTAAAATAGATTCTGACTGGCTTTTAGATAATGtaagtataatttttcattacaatCTTAGTATAACTTAAAAATAGCTTTGTATAATTATATCTTATTACAGCTAAAACATATTAACAAAAGTCATATGGAAGATGTGATTGAAGAAAGAGGAATAATCAAATTATGTGGTTACGTATTATGTAGTAACACATTAAAAACTATCATTGAACAACAATATTATATATCAACAAAGAAAAACAAAGTTTATGATGTAACCAAACGTAAAAATTTTTGTAGTTCACGTTGTTATGGAGCTAGCAATTATCTTTTACAACAAATGCTTACAAGTCCTCTTTGGTTAAgagataaagaagaaataccAGTCTTTAAAGTATTGCCAGCTAAAGATCAATTAGGAAAAAGCATACCTGGAGATGAAATTCAGTTCAATGACACAACTGTAATATTAAATTCTAATAACAAAGATGAACCAGCAGAATCTAATACAGAAGTTGATGCACATGATGAAGAGAATGCAGTAGGAAATTCTGAAACAGTTGATACAAAAGTAGAATTAAACATTAGTGAAATGCTAAGTGCTTCTAAAGAAGAGAGTTCAAAAAAATTGGATGAATTTggagatattaaaaatgtaccCATTGATTCCAAGGGTATAATTGATAATGTTAAACAATGCATggataatgatgatgatgataaaaaaatgtcTACCTTAGAAAATAGTATTATACTAGATGATTCTAAGATCGATGATCCAAACAATTTAAGTGATGCTGTTTCTATAAATAAAGATGCAGATCAAAGTGTAAAAAATGatcaagaaaaaaataatgtaactATCAGTAAGCAAGATACAAACATTAGTAATGATGCTGCACAAAAAATGGgaaaaattcaacaaaataaGCATAAACGAAAAAGCGTTACTAAAGAGAAGCAATCGAGTGAATTTTATAATCTTGCAATGCATATTGAACATAGTATAAAAGGATGGATTACAGAAGATACAATTTCTTTATTGTCAGGCGAAGAAGATACTAAAACTCGATTATtggaaaatataatacaacaTGATAGATACTTGCatttatgtaaaaaattaaataagttACAACTGGAAGATGAAAAAGATGATAATGCAGACGTAACAAAGAATACTTTAAAACCTTTACCACAACTTGTCTGTTCTTCAAGAAGAAGGACAAAAAATGgaattaaaagtaaatatgGTACATGTATTTAAACAATGTAAATGATTATTGGtgcaatattatttttagGTACGAGCATTCTACAAGGGGCAGTACGATTGTAGAAAATCCTAAAAATACTACAAATGATGTCGAACAGGGTAGTGACTTGGTTCCCGTATTACCTTTGATAGATTCACATGCACCGAAAGCGCTTCGACGTCGAATCTTTCTAGATAAACTTAATAGGATGTAATATCACtccatatttatttaatatcataaattttttttttttttttttatattaaatttaactttCTAACTTTTTTTAGATTACCTGATTTATTAAGGGCGTTAGCGAGTAATAAACTGCCACAGTATATTTACAGCAATGAAAAGAGTGCTTTAATTAAAGCACTAGTTAATACTTTTTCATTATCAGccacaaatattatttttaaaactgCTGAATGGACTCTTGTGGGTcttgttattattaaaatgtaagtGTTGcgtttatttatattttaagaaatGTTACTAATATTTTTGTGTTCATTTCTTTAGGTTGAGTATGATAGATCCacagttgaaatttttattatcaagTAAACAGGCATCAATGTATATTTCGATGATTTTGATGTCATATAAATTAGATCCAAACTATTTGAATCGATTAGTGATGGAATTgactaatataaaaatatcgaATATCGATAATACTATAAACCTATaatctattttgtattatgTGCACTATTTATTCTTCACAAATAAAAAGTATGTACTTTTTAAACATGTTAGATCTGTGTACGTTTATAATTCCtgtaaaatcaaataaaaataaaaaaaaactagaAAATACGAGTGTTTATAAGTAAAATtagtaaattatattttcagtGCTTTGATATTTAAACAATTGTATCACGTAATTTTTACAGTGAACCTGGTGTAGGTACACCGGTAAGAGGAGAAGGTGGACATCAAGCCCTAATGTGTCCATTGAGCTGCTGTTGTTAACTGCTCTTCGTAGAACGGCTTTCCAATTTTGTCACGTAAAGCTTCATAAAGATTATGTACAGCGTTCATTAATgcttaaataataaaacgtaATTATAGAtggaatatattttatatgagcctttttattaataaaactgtTACCTGACTAGTTGGTTGAAGTGCTTTCATTAGCGTATGTAAACGAGTTGGCGGTAATTTTGGATGAATATACCAAAGTAGCTTTAACAAATGGCGTGTAACATTATCTCTACCCAAACCTGCTaggaaaaattcatcgaatATTACAGTACAAAATGATTCATTAGAAAATTCTCAGCCATATTCAATATTAATAGGGGACACCTACAAATCACAAAATTCAGTTTTATATAATGTACAGATAATGAAATCATTACACAAGATATAAATTACGTGAGTTTACCAAAGTATGTAAAAAAGGGATCTTCAAATGCACGTTGTGCTTGACAATTCGGTAAAGTAGCTAGTACTCTCATTAATCCTCTAGCATCAcctcttcctcttccaactCCACCACCACCTCCTACATGCAATGCATAATACATAGATAAAACAGCAGCAACTCCTGAAAGTTGTGCATATGCTTGACAAGCATCAGGAGGTTGGGCCAGATGTTCGATTATAGCAATTGCACTCTCTCTCTCATCCGGGCGGAAGTTTTGCAATTAATTGTCTTATTTGATCATCCAcctaagaaataaattatttcttatattagtttattattattgttatttttactATATTATGTTTGAAGTTacttattataatatataccATTAAAGACATAAGTGCAGGTAAAAATTTTGTGACAACTTGACTGTCTAACTTTGGCTCCTTGAAATCTTGTGAATCAATCATTTGCCAGGCAGATAAACCTAATGCAAGCATTCTTAGTAACAGTACAAGAACTGCGTTTTCTCTAGGTAATGCTTCTCCATTTATCAAATGAAgtgcaatttttattgcacTACTAGCAAGAAAGTTTACTGCATATGGATCACACAATATCATACTCAGATCTCCTAATACTTGTTCTTGTCCTCTCTGCATAAAACTGTAGATCATTTCACTTATCTAGTATAGCAAGAAGTAGTATTACGTATTGCAAACGGTTTACTGTATACCTTTATACTATCTAGAAAACCTTGTAACTCACGGGACCTTTTGAtatcaacatttttttctctGATACATGCATCAAGACACCAAGTGAATTTATGACATGGATCAACAGAAATGATGTCCTGTACctaaaaatgatatatttaattaattaatattacactAGTATTACATAATGTTATATGACAATTTAATGCAATAGAAACTGACCTCTAAATCATGTAAGGCCATTAATAATTCAGCTCTTAAGGTAcaataatgtatattttttgtaCGCAAAAATAGAGTCCTTAAGAACTGTAATACCATATCATATAATTTTACACTATGCCCAATCATATGAGCTAGCTTTTGTACTACTTCACCTTGTCTTCGTACCTTAACAtataaattaaacaattttatgaaaattacaatttgtatttaaaaagagaaattatgCTGTATACCTTTGGAGAAGGCATGAAAAAGAGACTATTTAAATTTCGATGATCAAAGAGTATTtgttctttttcaataatatatctGCTAAATAATGGAGAAACTTCATCTCCAAATAGGCTTTGATTATCTTTCCAAATTTGCCTTTTAACTTCTGTATCTGCATCATTATACAATTCTTTTTCGCGGACAAGAACCCGTAAATATTTATCTTCTATATGTGGTGTGTTTCTTAAAATACACATAACAACAGGTCTCAATGCTGCAACTCTTACAGCTGGGAAACTTTTGGACAATAATTCCTTTAGTCTTTTATCTCCTGCTGAACCTTTGTCTGCTCTTTCAGTACcaatttcattaattctttttatgaGCTTTTCTCTCAATTCTTCCAGCACTGATGCATGAAAATCTAATCTTCTTACGCCATGAAGATCAAGCAAAGGTAACATAGGCCTTAAAGATGGCAATAAAATACCATTCTCTAATTGAAATTCTTCAATTGCTTTTAATGGATCTGTACAACTTGTTAAAGCATCTCTTAAAAAACCTTGTCCAGGTATACCAAGATCATCCAAACCATTTCCAATCTCACAACTATTTTTTACAGTAttcattgttatttatttttatatggaaTCTTCTTCcataaacaatacatatatttGTTTAGAATATAATtctgcaattatttaaaaattatctcataatattagaaaattacagacaaatatttttatacttatatttatataaacgAACCTCTTTCGTTTGTTACTCTGTATGGTGCATATGTGTTTTACCAGTATATTGTTAGGGATTCCAGCATAAcagtaaatttaaaatagtcaTATCCTTATAAATTTCAGAGATTTATCacaattcttttctattttattgtttattattaattaattaatttatatacttaaacattaatttcatACTGAATTCGTATAACCTGTATACGGCACCTGTATGTGAACAGATATAACCTATCTATCCTCATTTGACGAAACcacacatacatatgtataggTTGTATTctatatacgtatatatatatgtatgtttatatACAGATAATACAAATGTCAGCTTAAATGAATGTATGAGATCTACGAAGATCAAAATTTTAGAGAAATTATATTTAGATTgctattattttgaatatgaTATGAATGAAAGTGTAAATAAGATATTGAAATCGAATGATATATGAgtaattttttcattcgaaagaaATAAGCCGTATGCGACGAGTTTCATTCATAACAAAGTAGTATTATAGGTTACTTTTTTACTTATTATGGCACAATCTACAGCTAGTGGAACATCTTCTCGACGATATATAAGAGAACATGATGGTGTTAACGTACCATCTTCGTCACGCTATGTGGACAGTGAGTGGGAAACCAAAGAGGTGATTACTGTAACATAGATTATGACATATTACTACAATGAGATACTTTAATATATCTATAATATTTTTAGGCTTTACGACAAAGGGAACTTGAAGAAGCACGAGCACGAGCAGCTCAAATGGAAAAGACAATGAGATGGTGGTCAGATTGTACTGCTAATTGGCGTGAAAAATGGAGTAAAGTACGTAATGAGAGGAATATGGCAAGGGAGGAGGCAAAGATATTTAGAGCAAAGTTAGAGATTGCTGTAAAGGATGCAAACAGTTATAAACACGAGTGCCAGGAACTTGAATTACAAAatgatcaattaaaaaaagaaatggaaaagaTACATATGATACTGTTAAAACATGCTGGACAATTTGATCAACAAATTTTTACTGTTTTAGAATCAGATCCACAGTTAAGAAATACATTAGGTATAGAtgaattaatcaaattttacaataatgtAGAACAAAGTGAACGTGTAAATACTCAGAAGGATTTACTTACTTGCAAATCTTCACTTGAAGAATCTAATGTATGTTTAGGAGGTCATACTATTTTACCAGATAGAGATATTGAAGAATATGTACTACAAGGTGCAGTGCCAAAGCATGCTGTAGAATTATATAAAGAAAGTCCTATTAATTCATTAGATAAAGATATTGCAAGACTGGTTACAGATGCAAGTTCTGTAGAAGATAATGTAGAGAAAAATCAATCTTCGTTACAAACATCTACAGATGAATCTTATGcacaaaaaatattaacactTCAGTATAAATTAGATGAAGCTACAAAAACTATATCTACAGAAAGAGAGTAAGAATGTTTAGTGTTCGTTTATGTGCATAAATTTTGTACAATAAACAAgtgtttaattttgtttttagaGAGAAAAATTCTTTACACCGTGGtatggaaaaattaaaagcagAAGTGGTACAACTAAGAAAACAATGTGGAGAACTAGTGGAAAGTAAAGATGAAGCTATAAAAGAACTACTTGAATTAAAAGAACGATTTCAATTCGAACTTAGTGACGTGCAAGCTGATATAATTGATCAAGCTTCAAGTAGAGAAGGAATGAATCGTCGTTTATGCGAACTTAGAGCTGAAGTAATTTTTATGGATatataattacagaaataattaaaaaaatttaaatgtttttttaattgtatgaTTTCAGCT
This region of Osmia bicornis bicornis chromosome 5, iOsmBic2.1, whole genome shotgun sequence genomic DNA includes:
- the LOC114882628 gene encoding LOW QUALITY PROTEIN: putative RNA polymerase II subunit B1 CTD phosphatase RPAP2 (The sequence of the model RefSeq protein was modified relative to this genomic sequence to represent the inferred CDS: deleted 2 bases in 2 codons) — translated: MDTSTLREEILERKKVKKKLSKAQMQLAIIKKKQCDAKALTIVEQLLEPKIDSDWLLDNLKHINKSHMEDVIEERGIIKLCGYVLCSNTLKTIIEQQYYISTKKNKVYDVTKRKNFCSSRCYGASNYLLQQMLTSPLWLRDKEEIPVFKVLPAKDQLGKSIPGDEIQFNDTTVILNSNNKDEPAESNTEVDAHDEENAVGNSETVDTKVELNISEMLSASKEESSKKLDEFGDIKNVPIDSKGIIDNVKQCMDNDDDDKKMSTLENSIILDDSKIDDPNNLSDAVSINKDADQSVKNDQEKNNVTISKQDTNISNDAAQKMGKIQQNKHKRKSVTKEKQSSEFYNLAMHIEHSIKGWITEDTISLLSGEEDTKTRLLENIIQHDRYLHLCKKLNKLQLEDEKDDNADVTKNTLKPLPNLSVLQEEGQKMELKVRAFYKGSTIVENPKNTTNDVEQGSDLVPVLPLIDSHAPKALRRRIFLDKLNRILPDLLRALASNKLPQYIYSNEKSALIKALVNTFSLSATNIIFKTAEWTLVGLVIIKMLSMIDPQLKFLLSSKQASMYISMILMSYKLDPNYLNRLVMELTNIKISNIDNTINL
- the LOC114882627 gene encoding LOW QUALITY PROTEIN: negative elongation factor B (The sequence of the model RefSeq protein was modified relative to this genomic sequence to represent the inferred CDS: inserted 1 base in 1 codon; deleted 4 bases in 3 codons; substituted 1 base at 1 genomic stop codon), encoding MNTVKNSCEIGNGLDDLGIPGQGFLRDALTSCTDPLKAIEEFQLENGILLPSLRPMLPLLDLHGVRRLDFHASVLEELREKLIKRINEIGTERADKGSAGDKRLKELLSKSFPAVRVAALRPVVMCILRNTPHIEDKYLRVLVREKELYNDADTEVKRQIWKDNQSLFGDEVSPLFSRYIIEKEQILFDHRNLNSLFFMPSPKVRRQGEVVQKLAHMIGHSVKLYDMVLQFLRTLFLRTKNIHYCTLRAELLMALHDLEVQDIISVDPCHKFTWCLDACIREKNVDIKRSRELQGFLDSIKRGQEQVLGDLSMILCDPYAVNFLASSAIKIALHLINGEALPRENAVLVLLLRMLALGLSAWQMIDSQDFKEPKLDSQVVTKFLPALMSLMVDDQIRQLIAKLPPDERESAIAIIEHLAQPPDACQAYAQLSGVAAVLSMYYALHVGGGGGVGRGRGDARGLMRVLATLPNCQAQRAFEDPFLHTLVSPINIEYGXEFSNESFCTVIFDEFFLAGLGRDNVTRHLLKLLWYIHPKLPPTRLHTLMKALQPTTLMNAVHNLYEALRDKIGKPFYEEQLTTSSMDTLGLXCPPSPLTGVPTPGSL
- the LOC114882629 gene encoding coiled-coil domain-containing protein 102A isoform X3; its protein translation is MAQSTASGTSSRRYIREHDGVNVPSSSRYVDSEWETKEALRQRELEEARARAAQMEKTMRWWSDCTANWREKWSKVRNERNMAREEAKIFRAKLEIAVKDANSYKHECQELELQNDQLKKEMEKIHMILLKHAGQFDQQIFTVLESDPQLRNTLGGHTILPDRDIEEYVLQGAVPKHAVELYKESPINSLDKDIARLVTDASSVEDNVEKNQSSLQTSTDESYAQKILTLQYKLDEATKTISTEREEKNSLHRGMEKLKAEVVQLRKQCGELVESKDEAIKELLELKERFQFELSDVQADIIDQASSREGMNRRLCELRAELEKLQAENAAEWGKRERLETEKISLERENKQLRNELHDLQERIELRRSRPVSTSDSDTRQLQQEFLVRNVTILKKSLEEKTTELSHAMRRSEQYEAEVKRVRARVEELKKELASAQDEVDAAANSVRKLQRANEDLLEQLESANVQLEHFRNSTDSYSVDVGMGQAVEAKLCINDDKLTNGRFLHFNKFDIFDFIILSYKYCFRV
- the LOC114882629 gene encoding coiled-coil domain-containing protein 102A isoform X1, with the protein product MAQSTASGTSSRRYIREHDGVNVPSSSRYVDSEWETKEALRQRELEEARARAAQMEKTMRWWSDCTANWREKWSKVRNERNMAREEAKIFRAKLEIAVKDANSYKHECQELELQNDQLKKEMEKIHMILLKHAGQFDQQIFTVLESDPQLRNTLGIDELIKFYNNVEQSERVNTQKDLLTCKSSLEESNVCLGGHTILPDRDIEEYVLQGAVPKHAVELYKESPINSLDKDIARLVTDASSVEDNVEKNQSSLQTSTDESYAQKILTLQYKLDEATKTISTEREEKNSLHRGMEKLKAEVVQLRKQCGELVESKDEAIKELLELKERFQFELSDVQADIIDQASSREGMNRRLCELRAELEKLQAENAAEWGKRERLETEKISLERENKQLRNELHDLQERIELRRSRPVSTSDSDTRQLQQEFLVRNVTILKKSLEEKTTELSHAMRRSEQYEAEVKRVRARVEELKKELASAQDEVDAAANSVRKLQRANEDLLEQLESANVQLEHFRNSTDSYSVDVGMGQAVEAKLCINDDKLTNGRFLHFNKFDIFDFIILSYKYCFRV
- the LOC114882629 gene encoding coiled-coil domain-containing protein 102A isoform X2 — encoded protein: MAQSTASGTSSRRYIREHDGVNVPSSSRYVDSEWETKEALRQRELEEARARAAQMEKTMRWWSDCTANWREKWSKVRNERNMAREEAKIFRAKLEIAVKDANSYKHECQELELQNDQLKKEMEKIHMILLKHAGQFDQQIFTVLESDPQLRNTLGIDELIKFYNNVEQSERVNTQKDLLTCKSSLEESNVCLGGHTILPDRDIEEYVLQGAVPKHAVELYKESPINSLDKDIARLVTDASSVEDNVEKNQSSLQTSTDESYAQKILTLQYKLDEATKTISTEREEKNSLHRGMEKLKAEVVQLRKQCGELVESKDEAIKELLELKERFQFELSDVQADIIDQASSREGMNRRLCELRAELEKLQAENAAEWGKRERLETEKISLERENKQLRNELHDLQERIELRRSRPVSTSDSDTRQLQQEFLVRNVTILKKSLEEKTTELSHAMRRSEQYEAEVKRVRARVEELKKELASAQDEVDAAANSVRKLQRANEDLLEQLESANVQLEHFRNSTDSYSVDVGMGQAVEAKLCINDDKLTNEYESQQA